From Zingiber officinale cultivar Zhangliang chromosome 5B, Zo_v1.1, whole genome shotgun sequence, the proteins below share one genomic window:
- the LOC121987320 gene encoding WAT1-related protein At2g40900-like: MLKIFILAMLGITIQQNVYYVRLHLISPTVASALGNVIPAFTFLLAIVLRMEKLNLKTVRGRAKLAGAIFCITGSLIFTFWKGHFVGGLCYFTYDPTSFRKS; this comes from the exons ATGCTAAAAATATTCATTCTTGCTATGTTGGGTATAACAATTCAGCAAAATGTATACTACGTTAGACTCCATCTCATTTCTCCAACTGTTGCCAGTGCCTTGGGCAATGTCATTCCTGCTTTTACTTTCTTATTGGCAATTGTACTGAG GATGGAAAAGCTCAACTTGAAGACTGTAAGAGGGAGGGCCAAGCTTGCAGGGGCCATCTTCTGCATCACTGGTTCCCTGATCTTCACATTTTGGAAAGGTCATTTTGTTGGGGGCCTTTGTTACTTCACCTATGATCCAACTTCATTTCGAAAGTCCTGA